One genomic region from Arthrobacter sp. YN encodes:
- a CDS encoding ABC transporter ATP-binding protein — MKLELKGISKAFGTFYANQDIDLVVESGQIHCLLGENGAGKSTLMNVLYGLYEPTAGQILVNDQPVNFRGPGDAMAAGIGMVHQHFMLVPVFTVAENVALGAEPTSFGGVLSMDETRKKIREISDKYGFDVDPDALVEDLPVGVQQRVEIIKALVREAKVLILDEPTAVLTPQETDELLDIMRQLKAGGTSIVFISHKLREVKAVSDVITVIRRGKVVGDAPPTASATELASMMVGRPVSLSLNKAPAQPKETTFVVENLTVRAANGTNVVDGISFDIAQGEILAVAGVQGNGQTELTEAILGVQEHVTGSVTLDGKQLLGLPVKEVLRSGVGFVPEDRTVDGLVGPFSVAENLVLDLYDQAPFASGISMKPAKVAEHAKAKIEEFDIRTPSAGSAAGTLSGGNQQKVVMARELSRPLRLFIASQPTRGVDVGSIEFLHKRIVAERDVGTPVMIVSTELDEVIELADRIAVLYKGKLVGIVPAGTPRDTLGLMMAGVGPEGGSDD, encoded by the coding sequence GTGAAACTCGAATTGAAGGGGATCTCGAAAGCCTTCGGGACCTTCTACGCCAACCAAGACATCGACCTCGTGGTCGAATCCGGCCAGATCCATTGCCTTCTCGGCGAAAACGGTGCCGGAAAATCAACCCTTATGAACGTGCTGTACGGGCTGTACGAGCCCACGGCCGGCCAGATCCTGGTCAATGACCAGCCGGTCAATTTCCGCGGCCCCGGTGATGCCATGGCGGCCGGCATCGGCATGGTGCACCAGCACTTCATGCTGGTCCCCGTCTTCACGGTGGCGGAAAACGTGGCCCTCGGTGCGGAGCCGACCTCGTTCGGCGGTGTGCTCAGCATGGACGAAACCCGGAAGAAGATCCGGGAAATCTCCGATAAATACGGCTTTGACGTGGATCCCGACGCCTTGGTGGAGGACCTGCCCGTGGGCGTCCAGCAACGTGTCGAGATCATCAAGGCACTGGTCCGCGAAGCCAAGGTCCTCATCCTGGACGAGCCCACCGCAGTGCTGACGCCGCAGGAAACAGATGAACTTCTGGACATCATGCGTCAGCTCAAAGCAGGCGGCACGTCCATCGTCTTCATCTCGCACAAGCTGCGTGAAGTGAAGGCTGTCTCAGACGTCATCACCGTCATTCGCCGCGGCAAAGTAGTGGGGGATGCGCCTCCCACGGCATCCGCCACCGAACTGGCGTCCATGATGGTGGGCCGCCCCGTCAGCCTGAGCCTGAACAAGGCACCCGCGCAGCCGAAGGAAACCACGTTCGTGGTGGAAAACCTGACGGTCCGCGCTGCCAACGGCACCAACGTGGTGGACGGGATCAGCTTCGACATCGCCCAAGGTGAGATCCTCGCCGTCGCGGGTGTCCAGGGCAATGGCCAAACGGAACTGACCGAAGCCATCCTGGGCGTGCAGGAGCACGTCACAGGTTCGGTGACCCTGGACGGCAAGCAACTGCTGGGCCTTCCGGTCAAAGAGGTGCTGCGTTCGGGCGTCGGCTTTGTTCCAGAGGACCGCACCGTGGATGGACTGGTTGGTCCCTTCTCGGTGGCCGAAAACCTGGTGCTTGACCTCTATGACCAAGCACCGTTTGCCAGCGGCATCAGCATGAAGCCGGCCAAAGTTGCCGAGCATGCCAAGGCCAAGATCGAAGAATTCGATATCCGGACTCCCTCAGCGGGGTCGGCCGCCGGAACGCTGTCCGGCGGCAACCAGCAAAAAGTGGTCATGGCCAGGGAATTGTCCAGGCCTCTGCGGTTGTTCATCGCGAGCCAGCCGACCCGTGGCGTGGATGTCGGCTCCATCGAGTTCCTGCACAAGCGCATCGTTGCCGAGCGCGACGTCGGAACGCCGGTCATGATCGTTTCCACTGAACTTGATGAGGTCATCGAACTCGCCGACCGGATTGCCGTGCTCTACAAGGGCAAGCTCGTGGGCATCGTCCCCGCCGGAACGCCCCGCGACACCCTCGGCTTGATGATGGCCGGCGTCGGCCCGGAAGGAGGCTCTGATGACTGA
- a CDS encoding ABC transporter permease yields the protein MTEKDQSKSEPTPALPAEDQSTADLRAADVSLDTAGGMLEPSIVPVSSQSGDSGAQQSSLMRRIVMGNGFVSVLAVIVALFLGGLLIASTDAQVAKTAGYLFARPTDFLSALWSAMTESYVALFQGSIFNPRQGLQPLLETMTVATPLICAGLGVALAFRAGLFNIGAQGQIIISATLAAYVGFAWHLPFGLHLLVVIIMGVLGGALWGAIVGILKARTGAHEVIVTIMLNYVALFLLDFLLNTAAFRRPGDNSPISPRLDESATYPVLIPGSRLHVGFLVAIALTFGVWWLLNRSTIGFEFRAVGANPIAARTAGVKVSRATILVMAMAGALAAFGGIAQVAGTEKVLTGGVAAQIGFDAITVALLGRSTPWGTFFAGLLFGAFRAGAVQMQIQTGTPIDIVLVVQSLIVLFIAAPPLIRSIFRLEPKKKNKTPKAAPKAALVNASGGAK from the coding sequence ATGACTGAGAAGGATCAGTCCAAGAGCGAACCAACACCCGCCCTGCCCGCTGAGGACCAGTCCACGGCGGACCTCCGTGCGGCAGATGTCTCACTCGATACCGCGGGAGGCATGCTGGAACCGTCCATCGTTCCGGTGTCTTCCCAAAGCGGCGATTCAGGAGCGCAGCAGAGCAGCCTCATGCGCCGCATCGTGATGGGGAACGGCTTCGTGTCCGTCCTGGCCGTCATTGTGGCGCTCTTCCTGGGTGGCCTGCTGATTGCCAGCACTGACGCCCAGGTTGCCAAAACCGCAGGCTACTTGTTTGCGCGGCCCACGGACTTCCTGAGCGCGTTGTGGTCTGCCATGACCGAGAGCTACGTTGCCCTTTTCCAAGGGTCAATATTCAACCCCCGGCAGGGACTGCAGCCGCTGCTGGAAACCATGACTGTGGCAACCCCGCTGATCTGCGCCGGTCTTGGCGTTGCCTTGGCCTTCCGCGCCGGCCTGTTCAACATCGGCGCCCAGGGACAGATCATCATCAGCGCCACGCTCGCTGCCTACGTAGGGTTCGCCTGGCACCTGCCGTTCGGCCTGCATCTGCTGGTGGTCATCATCATGGGCGTCCTGGGCGGTGCTCTGTGGGGTGCCATCGTTGGCATCCTCAAAGCACGGACCGGTGCACACGAGGTGATCGTCACCATCATGCTGAACTACGTGGCCTTGTTCCTGCTGGACTTCCTGCTGAACACTGCTGCGTTCCGGCGTCCGGGGGACAACAGCCCCATCTCGCCACGCCTGGACGAATCGGCAACGTATCCCGTCCTCATCCCCGGCTCCCGTCTCCACGTGGGATTCCTGGTGGCCATAGCGCTGACCTTCGGCGTGTGGTGGCTGTTGAACCGGTCCACCATCGGCTTCGAGTTCCGTGCTGTCGGTGCCAATCCCATCGCTGCACGGACCGCCGGCGTCAAGGTATCCCGCGCCACCATCCTGGTGATGGCCATGGCCGGTGCGCTCGCCGCCTTCGGTGGTATTGCCCAGGTGGCCGGTACGGAAAAGGTGCTGACCGGCGGCGTCGCTGCCCAGATCGGCTTCGATGCCATCACGGTTGCCTTGCTGGGACGCAGCACGCCGTGGGGGACGTTCTTCGCCGGCCTGCTGTTTGGAGCTTTCCGTGCAGGGGCAGTGCAGATGCAGATCCAGACGGGAACGCCCATCGACATCGTGCTGGTGGTGCAGTCCTTGATCGTGCTCTTCATCGCAGCGCCTCCGCTCATCCGGTCGATTTTCCGGCTTGAGCCCAAGAAGAAGAACAAGACACCCAAAGCGGCTCCCAAGGCTGCCCTCGTCAACGCCTCCGGAGGTGCCAAATGA